The sequence AAAAAATGCCCATTTCATCGAGGATTTTTGATTTTTACAACGCTTCGTGCCAACTTTTATCTTTTAGTTTTTAACTGCGAGTTTGCTCGTTTGTCGCCTTATCTCTGGAGACGCGGCACACCACGTCTCTACTGTGCATTGCGATTGGCTTCGCTTTGCGCTAACTTTTAGTTTTTATCTTTTAGTTTTTATCTTGTGAAACACAAAGCTTCACTTAGGGGCTCCTCTCTACTAAGAGACCCCTGCTCTCTCTACTGAGATAGGCGAGGTCTCTCTACTAAGAACGACGGGGTGCTTTAAGGATAAAGACGAGACCGTTCTACTAAGAGCTGCATCGGGTCTCTACTAAGAAACAGCTTGCCTATCTACTAAGAAAGGAAAGGTATCTCTACTAAGAAGCAACTCGCCTATCTACTAAGAGCGATTATGGTGTTCTATTAAGAGCGTCGGAGTGCTTCGTAAGAGAGATAAAGCCGACCATTTGTCCACTCGCTAACTTTTACGCTCTTCTCCGAGAGTTGAGGATTTACAGATAGTTGCCTATTAGGGTAGTTTACTTACTTTATTGCCTCCTTTCTTAGATTAAGCAAAGGGTCAATAATATCAAAATAACAGAAAAAAAGAAAGTATTGTGAAAATAAGCAAGCAGAGAAAATGTCGAAAATTTGGGCGAAATAGAAAAAAGATAAAAGTTGAATTTTCCGATGAAATCAGGGATTTTTGATTTTTACAACGCTTCGTGCCAACTTTTATCTTTTAGTTTTTATCTTTCCAAAGTGCCATTTTAAAAAAACTTATTGAGTTTTACCCCGAGACACACTATGATTCCAACATAAAAACACTGAGATATTTTAAAACCACAGTGAGTTATAAAATAATAGAAACAGTAGTGCCGTCTTCTGGTTTAGATTTAATAGCAATACTTCCTCCATGTAAATTTATAATTTGTTGGCAAATACTTAGTCCAACCCCAGAGCCTGTTGATTTTGTTGTAAAAAAGGGAACAAATATTTTATCAAGAACATCAGGCAATATTCCATCTCCATTGTCGATTACTCTAATAAACGTTCGTTGATAATAGTCTTTAGAAACATTTATATGTACTTTGACAGAAGTATTAAGAGAAGCAGATTCATAAGCATTTTTTATAAGGTTAATCATTACTTGTTCGATTTGAGCTCGATCAGCATTCAGAGTCCAATTTTCCTTTCCTATTGTATAGGAAAAAAGCATTCTTTCTACTTTTAATAAATTACTTATATCCTCTAACAGTTCTTTTATTGTAAATATAGTTTTTGATGGAGGTGGTATTTTTGTGAGCTTTTGATAGTTATTTACAAAATCAATCAAGCCTTTACTTCTTCTATGAATTGTTTGCATTGCTTTAGGCATAAATTCAATTCTCTCTTCGTCCGTTTCCGAAAATGTTTCCGATAAGGAAATTATAGGAGAAAGAGAATTCATTATTTCGTGAGTTAAAATTCTAATTAACTTTTTCCACGCGTCACTTTCGTTTTCAAACAAAACAGATTCGATATTCTTTAGACTAATAAGCTTTAGATTACGACCATTTAGAGAAAAAGAAAGCATAGTAGCAGCTACTTGTACCTGTTGTTTTTTATTGAAAAAACGAATAATTTTAGTTTCTTTCGGAATGAGTAAATCCAACTCATCAGGCAAAGTAAGAGATACTTTTGCTAAGTCATAAAGTTTACGAGGTTTAGTTTTGCCAAATAACTTAACAGCTGCTTTGTTTATCCATTCTATTTTTCCTGACGAGTCGATTACTAAGATTGCAAAATCAATATTCTCTAAAAGAATTTCATAAAAGCGCAGCATAGATTCAAGTTTATGTTGCTGTTTGTTGAACTGATTTATAGCATTTCCCATATTTAAAACTAACTGCGGAGATAAACCTTTTTGGGTAAAGCTATTAAAAGAGACATTCAATTCATTGAATTGAATAGAACTTATCATACGATTAATGCCTTTAACTGTTTGCTTAATGAATTTTATCAGATAAAGAGTTGAAATTATAAGGGCAATAACACAAGCTATAACAATCCAATACTTTTCGAAAGCAAACATTACTCCGAGAAAAAAGGAAAAGAAGATAATCCAAAAGATGCGTATTGCAAGTAGGTAGTTATATTTTTTCATTCTTTTTTTATTTTACGATATAGAGCATAACGAGTAATTCCGAGTAATTCTGCTGCTTTGTTCATATTGCCATTACAGCGGGTAAGAGCTTTTTCTATAGTTTCTTTTTCGAGTCTCTCTAAATTTAATATCTCATTGTTTTGTGTCTTTCTTCGTTCAGATGTTTGTAATATTATGTTAGACCCTTTCAATGTTTGTCCATTAGAAAGAATAACAGCTCGTTCGATAACGTTTTGTAATTCACGCACATTGCCAGGCCAACCGTATGATAATAGTTTTTCTTTTGCTTCTCTCGATAAGCTATCAATAGAACGTTTATATTTAAGACAAAACTTTTCAAGAAAATAATTAGCCAGTAATACTATGTCGTTTCCTCTTTCCCTTAAAGGAGGAAGAGTTATTTCAATTGTATTAATGCGATAAAGTAAATCTTGGCGAAAGTTATTGTTTTCAATTTCTAAATAAAGATCTGCGTTAGTGGCACTAATAAAGCGAACATCAATAGGGATTGACCGAGTAGAGCCTAATCGTGAAATTTCTTTCTTTTCAATAGCCGTTAAAAGCTTAGCCTGAACGGAAGGAGATAAATTTCCTATTTCATTCAAAAAGAGAGTTCCTCCTGATGCAACTTCCATTCTTCCTATTTTTTCTTTCTTAGCATCAGTAAATGCACCTTTTTCATAACCGAATAGTTCACTTTCAAAAAGATTTTCAGGAACAGTTCCTAAATCAAGATTTACAAATACTTGTTGCGAGCGTAAAGAGTGTTGATATATATAGTGAGCAATCAAATCTTTTCCTGTTCCATTTTCTCCTAAAAGTAAAATGTTTGCTTCTGTATCGGCTAATCTTTTAATAAGATAAAACACTTCTTGCATAATTTCCGACTCTCCAATAATCTCGTTTTGTATGCTTGGATTATTAACAGTGCGAAGTTGTGCTTTAACTGTTTCTAATTCGTTTTGCGACTCTTTTAGCTTTAATACAGAGAATAGGGTTGCTAACAGTTTTTCTTTTTCCCAAGGCTTGGATATAAAGTCGGTAGCTCCTGCTTTTATAGCTTGAACGGCTTTTTCCGTATCGGCGTAAGCGGTCATTAAAACAACAATAGCTTTCGGATTGATTTTAAGTATTCTATCGAGCCAAAAGAAACCTTCTTTCCCGCTTACCATATCTTTCCGAAAGTTCATATCAAGTAAGATAATGTCGGGGTTGTAGGAATGCATAAACGACTCTATCTTTTCTGGATTTGTACTAACCCTAATTTTTTCCATATAAGGTAGGAGTAAGGTATTAAGCGCAAAGAGAATATCTTCGTTGTCGTCGATAATGAGAATTTTTCCTTTCTTTATCATATTCCAATCAATTTAGAGACGGAGCAAAGATAAACTATATCTCAATGCCAAACAAGTGCGAAAACGAACACCTTCTGTGCGAATACAAACAAAAGCATAGCTTCTCTTATTTTTCTAAACAACTGTGTTGCAGCGCAATACTTCAATGGCATAGCATTTGATATATTATTGGCAGAAATAAAACAATAAGATATGAAACGAATAATATTCCTTTTTCTGATTTACGGTTATTTGTCTGCATCATCGCAGAACAATCATAATCCTGTTTTGGAGTTTACATTGCAAGATGTAATTGATTTAGCATTGAAACAATCGCCTGATATATTAAATGCACGTCATACTTTTCGCTCTAAATATTGGGCATACGTATCGTATAAAGCTAATTATCTACCGTCTCTTAATTTTAGCTCAACTCCTTACTTCAACCATTCGATTAACGCAATTACCCAATCAGACGGAACTGAGACTTATGTGTCACAAAATCAACTTAGAACAAATGCTAAGTTATCAATTGATCAAAATATTGCTTTAACAGGAGGTACGTTATCGCTTTATACAAACCTTGACAGAATTGATGCTTTGGACAATAAAACGCACACCTATAAGTCTACTCCAATACAAATTTATTATACGCAACCTTTGTTTGGCTATAACTCACTGAAATGGGATAAGATGATAGAACCGCTTCGATTTGAAGAGGCTAAGAAAAACTATGTGGAAATGCGAGAGGCTGTGGCTGTGAAAGCTGTATCTAAATTTTTTAATTTGGCATTAGCTCAAAGCAATGTGAAAAGTGCTGAAATAAATTACGAAAATGCCAAAACTCTTTATTCTTATGCGCAAGGAAGATATAATATAGGAACAATCTCAGAAAACGAAATACTTCAACTGGAGATTAATATGTTATCAGCAGAGACTTCGTTAATGAATTACTCTCTTTTATTAGATGATTATATGGAAGATTTACGTTCGTATCTTCGTATTAGTGATACTCATCTTATTTCTTTAATAATTGACGACCAAATATCTTTAAAACAAATAGATATGACGAGTGCCTTACAGCATTCAATAGAGAATAGTCCTGATATGATTTATATTGAACGAATAAAGAAAGAAAGTGATAATAATGTGGCTTATGTAAAAGGCAAT is a genomic window of Dysgonomonadaceae bacterium PH5-43 containing:
- a CDS encoding two-component system nitrogen regulation sensor histidine kinase NtrY (product_source=KO:K13598; cath_funfam=1.10.287.130,3.30.450.20,3.30.565.10; cog=COG5000; ko=KO:K13598; pfam=PF02518,PF13188; smart=SM00091,SM00387; superfamily=55785,55874; transmembrane_helix_parts=Inside_1_6,TMhelix_7_26,Outside_27_30,TMhelix_31_52,Inside_53_430), encoding MKKYNYLLAIRIFWIIFFSFFLGVMFAFEKYWIVIACVIALIISTLYLIKFIKQTVKGINRMISSIQFNELNVSFNSFTQKGLSPQLVLNMGNAINQFNKQQHKLESMLRFYEILLENIDFAILVIDSSGKIEWINKAAVKLFGKTKPRKLYDLAKVSLTLPDELDLLIPKETKIIRFFNKKQQVQVAATMLSFSLNGRNLKLISLKNIESVLFENESDAWKKLIRILTHEIMNSLSPIISLSETFSETDEERIEFMPKAMQTIHRRSKGLIDFVNNYQKLTKIPPPSKTIFTIKELLEDISNLLKVERMLFSYTIGKENWTLNADRAQIEQVMINLIKNAYESASLNTSVKVHINVSKDYYQRTFIRVIDNGDGILPDVLDKIFVPFFTTKSTGSGVGLSICQQIINLHGGSIAIKSKPEDGTTVSIIL
- a CDS encoding DNA-binding NtrC family response regulator (product_source=COG2204; cath_funfam=1.10.10.60,1.10.8.60,3.40.50.2300,3.40.50.300; cog=COG2204; pfam=PF00072,PF00158,PF02954; smart=SM00382,SM00448; superfamily=46689,52172,52540); its protein translation is MIKKGKILIIDDNEDILFALNTLLLPYMEKIRVSTNPEKIESFMHSYNPDIILLDMNFRKDMVSGKEGFFWLDRILKINPKAIVVLMTAYADTEKAVQAIKAGATDFISKPWEKEKLLATLFSVLKLKESQNELETVKAQLRTVNNPSIQNEIIGESEIMQEVFYLIKRLADTEANILLLGENGTGKDLIAHYIYQHSLRSQQVFVNLDLGTVPENLFESELFGYEKGAFTDAKKEKIGRMEVASGGTLFLNEIGNLSPSVQAKLLTAIEKKEISRLGSTRSIPIDVRFISATNADLYLEIENNNFRQDLLYRINTIEITLPPLRERGNDIVLLANYFLEKFCLKYKRSIDSLSREAKEKLLSYGWPGNVRELQNVIERAVILSNGQTLKGSNIILQTSERRKTQNNEILNLERLEKETIEKALTRCNGNMNKAAELLGITRYALYRKIKKE
- a CDS encoding outer membrane protein TolC (product_source=COG1538; cath_funfam=1.20.1600.10; cog=COG1538; pfam=PF02321; superfamily=56954) — its product is MKRIIFLFLIYGYLSASSQNNHNPVLEFTLQDVIDLALKQSPDILNARHTFRSKYWAYVSYKANYLPSLNFSSTPYFNHSINAITQSDGTETYVSQNQLRTNAKLSIDQNIALTGGTLSLYTNLDRIDALDNKTHTYKSTPIQIYYTQPLFGYNSLKWDKMIEPLRFEEAKKNYVEMREAVAVKAVSKFFNLALAQSNVKSAEINYENAKTLYSYAQGRYNIGTISENEILQLEINMLSAETSLMNYSLLLDDYMEDLRSYLRISDTHLISLIIDDQISLKQIDMTSALQHSIENSPDMIYIERIKKESDNNVAYVKGNTGFRANLGLQFGLAQTSRDLEQAYRNLKNEQIISVSISFPILDWERDKGKVEVAKSSRDLIYAQAEQDRKDFEMNIIKLVKQFNLQPNTLSVAYKQDQTAEKRSEVARSLYMSGKSTILDLNSSIEEKDSARRNYINTIFNYWHLYYTLRMYTLYDFEKDIIITEDYKELLK